A single genomic interval of Prunus dulcis chromosome 5, ALMONDv2, whole genome shotgun sequence harbors:
- the LOC117628937 gene encoding F-box protein At5g49610-like yields MMMNDSVDDLPEVLLVEIICRLSCIKLVFQCKCVSKRWCELISSSHFVGQYVRRQRDLKTPILGTVVVDNGTFFRMENEDGLMSLQLPVISEAAPEQKLFVVGACNDLVLCCPSELDQRDYYICNPYTKKWVALPPPPRIHNWVSVGFICDPYYSYNSSSTFDDEVSINAEYRWRVVRLRQEFYVDIFFSETGEWRESVNVVCGLRNYFDIKTAGVACNGKLYFSGSDHASSYILELDPFQDISNISTTNGNHIIVDKCRFSLAPLDMSSEGRGYSISMYRVLGACRGHLRVSEFVLGNHLSVWELDAGDDNLKWRLVVDKVPFFQMDSSYHDDVSMTPIDEVAKTAIAFHPTIEDTIHVDAHKVIRWNFGAGMFELVPKIRGRNMRWNLNYIHPFVLPWWPTPVPSL; encoded by the coding sequence atgatgatgaatgataGTGTTGATGATCTCCCAGAGGTTTTATTGGTTGAAATCATTTGTCGACTTTCTTGTATTAAGTTAGTTTTTCAATGCAAGTGCGTGTCCAAGCGTTGGTGTGAACTCATCTCTAGTTCTCATTTTGTTGGGCAATATGTACGTCGCCAACGTGATTTGAAAACGCCCATTTTAGGTACAGTAGTTGTAGACAATGGAACATTCTTTCGGATGGAAAACGAGGATGGTCTGATGAGTTTGCAGCTACCTGTTATTTCAGAAGCCGCACcagaacaaaaattatttgtggTAGGGGCGTGCAACGACTTAGTTTTGTGCTGCCCAAGCGAACTTGATCAACGTGATTATTACATTTGCAATCCATACACCAAGAAATGGGTTGCTCTTCCTCCCCCTCCTCGAATCCATAATTGGGTAAGCGTAGGGTTCATTTGTGATCCCTACTACAGCTACAACTCATCTTCCACCTTCGATGATGAGGTTTCCATTAATGCTGAATATAGGTGGAGGGTTGTGCGACTACGTCAAGAGTTCTATGTGGACATCTTCTTTTCTGAGACCGGTGAATGGAGGGAGTCCGTTAATGTGGTATGCGGCCTACgaaattattttgatatcAAAACTGCTGGCGTTGCTTGCAATGggaagttgtatttttcaggTTCCGATCATGCATCCTCCTATATTCTGGAGTTGGATCCCTTCCAAGATATCAGTAATATCAGTACTACTAATGGCAATCATATTATTGTTGACAAATGTCGGTTCAGTCTGGCACCTCTTGATATGTCGTCTGAAGGGCGGGGATATTCCATTTCGATGTATCGGGTTCTTGGTGCATGTCGAGGGCATTTGCGGGTGAGCGAGTTTGTGCTTGGTAATCATTTGAGTGTCTGGGAGTTGGATGCAGGCGATGATAATTTGAAATGGCGTTTGGTGGTCGACAAAGTTCCCTTCTTCCAGATGGATTCTTCCTATCACGATGACGTTTCTATGACGCCTATAGATGAGGTGGCAAAAACTGCGATAGCTTTCCACCCGACTATTGAGGATACCATCCACGTAGATGCTCACAAAGTTATCAGGTGGAACTTTGGTGCAGGAATGTTTGAGTTAGTTCCAAAGATTCGAGGTCGGAACATGCGTTGGAATCTCAATTACATCCACCCATTTGTGCTCCCATGGTGGCCCACACCCGTTCCTAGCCTCTAA